A DNA window from Paenibacillus sp. HWE-109 contains the following coding sequences:
- a CDS encoding thioredoxin family protein, with the protein MLKVSNDQAFQELISQPALTVAIFKTTWCKDCHYIDPFMPSVEQDYAGRITFIELDRDEVPELCEQLNILGIPSFIAFQNGKELVRFVNKLRKTREEIEQFLGRALEVSAALHT; encoded by the coding sequence GTTTCCAATGACCAAGCATTCCAAGAACTAATCTCGCAGCCTGCTTTGACCGTGGCCATCTTCAAGACAACGTGGTGCAAAGATTGCCATTATATCGATCCTTTCATGCCGTCTGTTGAGCAAGACTATGCAGGGCGTATCACCTTTATTGAATTGGATCGTGATGAAGTGCCGGAGCTTTGCGAACAACTGAATATTCTCGGTATTCCTAGCTTTATTGCTTTCCAGAATGGCAAAGAACTAGTCCGTTTCGTTAATAAACTGCGCAAAACACGCGAAGAAATCGAACAGTTCCTTGGGCGTGCGTTGGAAGTTTCGGCTGCTTTGCATACCTAA
- a CDS encoding COX15/CtaA family protein — MQKLIQRLANLSAIGMFLILAMGALVTKADAGRGCGDEWPLCHGKFVPAHTISSMIEYSHRLVVGIVTLILVATFILVFRYVKRKDAKFFISATVLMTLIQAAMGAMAVVWPQSSLVLALHFGLSLLAFAFSLLLALVFTSWGQFQRNTAIRSSFKAIVWITTVYSYVVVYLGAFVRHTVSSGGCSGWPLCNGEVIPELSGSTGIVFTHRIAALLLFICILFLYLQAKKHYHDSDKLRFGSKWSLILVSLQVASGAVVTWSMGNEVAYLFTGMIHAVIVACMFGFLCYLCVLTLYDRKA; from the coding sequence ATGCAAAAACTGATTCAAAGATTAGCCAATCTTTCCGCCATCGGCATGTTTCTCATTCTTGCTATGGGCGCCTTGGTTACCAAGGCGGACGCAGGCAGAGGCTGCGGAGATGAGTGGCCGCTATGTCATGGGAAATTCGTCCCTGCGCATACGATCTCATCGATGATCGAGTACAGCCATCGCTTAGTGGTTGGTATCGTAACCTTAATTCTGGTTGCCACATTCATTCTTGTTTTTCGCTATGTGAAACGTAAAGATGCTAAATTTTTTATTTCTGCCACCGTATTGATGACACTGATTCAAGCGGCGATGGGGGCAATGGCTGTTGTATGGCCGCAGTCTTCTCTCGTACTGGCGCTTCATTTCGGACTCTCTTTGCTAGCTTTTGCTTTTTCATTGCTCTTGGCCCTTGTATTTACATCGTGGGGGCAATTCCAGCGAAATACCGCGATCCGCAGCAGCTTCAAAGCTATCGTGTGGATTACAACGGTGTACAGTTATGTTGTTGTGTATTTGGGGGCATTTGTACGCCATACGGTTTCGTCGGGCGGTTGCTCAGGCTGGCCTCTATGCAATGGCGAAGTCATCCCTGAATTAAGTGGTTCTACGGGGATTGTTTTTACTCATCGCATCGCGGCGCTGCTGCTCTTTATTTGTATCCTGTTTCTGTATTTGCAAGCGAAAAAGCATTATCACGATTCGGACAAGCTGCGCTTTGGCAGCAAATGGTCGCTCATTCTTGTTTCCCTGCAAGTGGCTAGCGGCGCGGTTGTCACTTGGTCGATGGGCAATGAAGTGGCCTATCTATTCACTGGCATGATCCATGCGGTTATTGTCGCTTGTATGTTCGGATTCTTATGTTATCTGTGCGTCTTAACTTTATATGACCGCAAAGCTTAG
- a CDS encoding UbiD family decarboxylase, whose amino-acid sequence MVSTNLRVFLDVLRRENELIEISVPVDPNLELAEIHRRVIDEQGPALLFTNVIGSAFPVVTNLFGTKRRVELAFGTKPEQFMKAVINATNTLLPPTPQALWGERSLLFDLLKVGTKKLQPNQAPILGGFKRDHPLAGLPVLTSWQEDGPFVTMPLVYTEHPDGRHHHLGMYRMQVYDDLTTGMHWHIHKGGGAHYHEAEQREKPLPATVFLGGPPALTAAAIAPVPELLPKLMLASLILGQKLPMVENPHGGHRLAAEAEFAICGVVPAHTRRAEGPFGYHLGYDSRVLDFPIFHVNHVWHRRDAIYPATIVGKPRQEDYFLGEFLQRLLGPVMPLAMPGVQSLWTYAETGFHPLTAAVVRESYSREALGTAFRILGEGQLSLTKFLIITDQPVELANFKQLLESVLERFDPGQDLLIFNQTSQGTLDHTDNQLNRGSKAVLLGTGVPVRELPRAYAAGELPEIKDIAVYCGGCLVVSGASYAAEPELPQRLLANAASRLTDWPLIILVDEASAIVNDQTKFLWTVFTCFNPASDMYAASQVKHHHIAYELPIVIDARRKPGHPAELFPREDIVGLVDRRWKEYFA is encoded by the coding sequence ATCGTTTCAACGAATTTGCGAGTTTTTCTGGATGTGTTGCGCCGCGAGAATGAATTGATTGAAATTTCGGTTCCCGTGGATCCGAATCTGGAGCTTGCCGAAATTCATCGCCGTGTCATTGATGAGCAGGGACCGGCTTTGCTGTTCACGAATGTCATAGGCAGCGCATTCCCAGTCGTTACGAATCTATTCGGAACAAAGCGTCGTGTTGAGCTTGCGTTCGGCACGAAACCAGAGCAATTCATGAAAGCGGTTATCAACGCAACAAACACGTTGCTGCCGCCTACGCCCCAGGCGCTCTGGGGCGAGAGATCATTGCTCTTCGACCTGCTGAAGGTGGGTACGAAGAAACTGCAGCCCAACCAAGCGCCCATTCTTGGCGGCTTTAAGCGCGACCACCCGCTCGCCGGACTGCCCGTCCTGACGAGCTGGCAAGAAGACGGCCCGTTCGTTACGATGCCGCTCGTCTATACGGAGCATCCGGACGGCCGTCATCATCATTTGGGCATGTATCGCATGCAGGTATATGATGATTTGACGACGGGGATGCATTGGCACATACATAAAGGCGGCGGCGCCCATTACCACGAAGCCGAGCAGCGGGAGAAACCGCTGCCCGCCACCGTGTTCCTGGGCGGCCCGCCCGCGCTCACCGCTGCGGCGATTGCCCCGGTGCCTGAGCTTCTGCCTAAGCTGATGCTCGCTTCGCTCATCCTTGGTCAGAAGCTTCCCATGGTGGAGAATCCCCATGGGGGGCACCGCCTCGCAGCCGAGGCGGAGTTTGCGATCTGCGGCGTCGTTCCGGCCCATACTAGACGTGCCGAAGGGCCGTTCGGCTACCACTTAGGGTATGATTCACGCGTCCTTGATTTCCCCATTTTCCATGTGAATCATGTGTGGCACCGTAGAGACGCGATTTATCCGGCGACGATCGTCGGCAAACCGCGCCAAGAGGATTACTTCCTTGGTGAATTCTTGCAAAGACTGCTGGGGCCCGTGATGCCGCTGGCGATGCCGGGAGTGCAAAGTCTGTGGACGTACGCTGAGACCGGGTTCCACCCGTTAACTGCTGCTGTCGTCCGCGAGAGCTACAGCCGTGAAGCGCTTGGCACGGCATTTCGGATTTTGGGCGAGGGCCAGCTGTCGCTCACGAAATTTCTGATCATCACGGATCAGCCAGTAGAACTGGCCAATTTCAAACAACTGCTCGAGAGCGTGCTCGAACGTTTTGATCCAGGTCAGGATTTGCTCATTTTCAACCAAACATCGCAGGGAACGCTTGATCATACAGATAACCAGCTCAATCGCGGCAGTAAAGCCGTGCTCCTCGGCACAGGGGTGCCTGTGCGCGAGCTGCCAAGGGCTTACGCCGCAGGCGAGCTGCCCGAGATCAAAGATATTGCCGTGTATTGCGGCGGCTGTCTGGTAGTCTCAGGCGCGTCCTACGCGGCGGAGCCGGAACTGCCTCAACGCTTGCTGGCGAATGCGGCAAGCCGTCTCACTGATTGGCCGCTGATCATCCTGGTGGATGAGGCCAGCGCCATCGTGAATGACCAAACCAAGTTCTTGTGGACGGTATTCACATGCTTTAATCCGGCTAGCGATATGTATGCTGCATCGCAAGTGAAACATCATCATATCGCTTATGAATTGCCGATAGTGATTGATGCTCGAAGGAAGCCGGGGCATCCTGCGGAATTGTTCCCACGCGAGGATATCGTGGGACTGGTTGATCGCCGCTGGAAGGAATATTTCGCATGA
- a CDS encoding DMT family transporter has protein sequence MNAERLRSFYPHIGFVLVYILWGINLASLKIGGREWDSLVFNGLRFASMIPILWVYTYFYYRSRSLRMQIDPKDLLLICGLGILNAVGMEALLQYALQFSNSANGAVLGRGFMPVITVIFALIAGQVRLTWRILLGIPLALASVIIIVSGGPDGFHLGGDTFKGDILLVMRSVMGAIYLIGMNRLVVRYPLPLLISLEMTAGALSLLPFVLMRADGAYLAAISSTGWITLIYTSLLATALGFSIHNWSLSKLGPFKSSAYGYLLPITAAVAGYFFLHESISLNQVFGGVGVLAAMYLVQRDRAQAIRRKIEMSEHTSEKA, from the coding sequence ATGAATGCAGAGCGGCTTCGTTCCTTTTATCCACACATCGGCTTCGTCCTTGTTTACATACTATGGGGGATTAATTTAGCTTCGCTAAAAATCGGGGGGAGAGAATGGGATTCCCTCGTGTTCAACGGACTTCGCTTCGCAAGTATGATTCCAATCCTCTGGGTCTATACTTACTTCTATTATCGTTCCCGTTCTCTCCGGATGCAGATTGATCCCAAAGATCTTTTGCTCATATGCGGATTGGGGATTCTGAATGCAGTAGGCATGGAAGCACTTCTGCAATATGCGCTGCAGTTTTCCAATTCAGCCAATGGAGCCGTCCTAGGCAGAGGCTTTATGCCGGTCATCACGGTGATTTTTGCCTTGATCGCAGGTCAGGTTCGCCTCACTTGGCGCATTCTGCTCGGGATTCCCCTTGCATTGGCCAGTGTCATTATCATCGTTTCGGGTGGACCTGATGGTTTTCACCTCGGAGGAGATACGTTCAAAGGGGATATCTTACTCGTCATGCGCAGTGTGATGGGAGCCATCTATCTGATTGGGATGAATCGCTTGGTCGTGCGATATCCGCTGCCTTTGCTCATTTCCCTGGAAATGACAGCAGGCGCCTTATCCTTACTGCCCTTTGTGCTTATGCGAGCAGACGGCGCCTACTTGGCAGCGATTTCATCCACAGGGTGGATTACCTTAATCTATACTTCCCTGCTGGCTACAGCATTAGGGTTTTCAATTCATAATTGGAGCCTGTCCAAGCTAGGACCGTTCAAATCCTCTGCGTATGGCTATTTGCTTCCAATAACAGCAGCTGTTGCAGGCTACTTTTTTCTGCATGAATCGATTTCGTTGAATCAAGTATTTGGCGGTGTCGGGGTGCTTGCAGCTATGTATTTGGTTCAGAGGGACCGTGCGCAAGCCATTAGGCGGAAAATAGAAATGAGTGAGCATACTAGCGAGAAAGCTTGA
- a CDS encoding Cthe_2314 family HEPN domain-containing protein encodes MLRVLFNEPKRVDSGLLLEAGNAVRVYIEHLESRENNHVTSEYAKYHRQAIWSKGFIDALDELEQSKYCCERYAELIHKAFLEEMDAQEMESYHRFVYFYKNGLIRLFSILDKLGTFMNDLFELKTETLKSRFSYFTVLRRMHEKHIHGSLEVQLYNLKMDHKAALDRLRNQRNMEIHYINAEMLDDLLQKEPYPGDRIHVENVRSNVVDLQQGFDMACRTLLIAFTYITANVAKG; translated from the coding sequence ATGCTGCGCGTACTGTTTAATGAACCGAAACGGGTGGATAGCGGGCTTCTTCTAGAAGCAGGCAATGCCGTTAGAGTATATATTGAACATTTGGAATCGAGAGAGAACAACCACGTAACATCGGAATATGCCAAATATCATAGACAAGCCATCTGGAGCAAAGGTTTTATTGATGCGCTGGACGAGCTGGAACAAAGCAAATATTGCTGTGAACGCTACGCTGAGCTTATTCACAAAGCCTTTCTTGAAGAAATGGATGCTCAGGAGATGGAATCGTATCATCGTTTTGTATATTTTTATAAGAATGGCCTTATTCGCTTATTTTCCATTTTAGATAAATTGGGTACGTTTATGAATGATCTTTTCGAGTTGAAAACGGAGACGTTGAAATCTCGATTTTCGTATTTTACCGTTCTGCGTCGGATGCATGAGAAACATATTCACGGTTCATTGGAAGTTCAACTGTACAATTTGAAAATGGATCACAAAGCCGCGCTGGATCGCTTGCGTAACCAAAGGAATATGGAGATTCACTATATCAATGCCGAGATGCTGGATGATCTTTTGCAAAAAGAGCCGTATCCAGGAGATCGGATTCACGTTGAAAACGTCAGATCCAATGTTGTAGACCTCCAGCAGGGATTTGATATGGCATGCCGAACCTTACTTATAGCGTTTACTTATATTACGGCAAATGTGGCAAAGGGGTAA
- a CDS encoding SDR family oxidoreductase, producing MELKGRTVLITGSAKGLGKMTALTLAQRGCQVAVNYVNSEKEAAELVLQLEHMGVRSLAVQGDVAKREDIVRMVEQTASLLGPIDILVNNAGPFFRERRFFADYGVDEIEYLMRGNLLGVMELDHLVLPMMRERRWGRIIHFGFGKAAEARGWTHRAVYAAAKVGLVSFTKTLAEEEASHGITVNMICPGDIRGKNKERKMEEARLEIDEETPVGRPGTGEDVARVIDFLCLPASDFLTGNIMDISGGLDPIQPLPALNQRRT from the coding sequence ATGGAATTAAAAGGCCGAACCGTTCTTATTACAGGCAGTGCGAAGGGGCTCGGTAAAATGACCGCCTTGACCCTGGCCCAGCGGGGATGTCAGGTCGCTGTTAACTATGTAAATAGTGAAAAGGAAGCTGCTGAGCTAGTCCTTCAACTGGAACATATGGGTGTTCGCAGCCTAGCCGTTCAGGGCGATGTTGCCAAGCGGGAGGATATTGTCCGTATGGTGGAGCAAACCGCTTCACTGCTGGGGCCAATCGATATTCTTGTCAATAATGCAGGGCCCTTTTTCCGGGAACGGCGCTTCTTCGCTGATTATGGTGTCGATGAAATCGAATATTTGATGCGTGGGAATTTGCTCGGTGTGATGGAGCTGGATCATCTCGTTCTGCCCATGATGCGCGAGAGACGCTGGGGCCGCATTATTCACTTTGGCTTTGGCAAAGCTGCCGAGGCAAGGGGGTGGACGCATCGTGCTGTCTATGCCGCGGCCAAAGTAGGTTTGGTTTCTTTCACCAAAACCTTGGCGGAGGAAGAGGCAAGCCATGGGATTACGGTCAATATGATTTGTCCGGGAGATATTCGGGGCAAGAACAAGGAACGTAAGATGGAGGAAGCGCGATTGGAAATCGATGAGGAGACCCCAGTGGGAAGACCGGGGACAGGCGAAGATGTGGCTCGTGTAATCGACTTCCTCTGTTTGCCGGCATCTGATTTCCTTACAGGCAATATCATGGATATCTCTGGAGGATTGGATCCGATTCAACCGTTGCCTGCGCTTAACCAGCGCAGAACTTGA
- a CDS encoding NifU family protein, with translation MTEKTKEAIYDEVLEVLDKLRPFLQRDGGDVDLVDVEDGIVKLKLMGACGSCPSSTITLKAGIERALVEEVEGITEVVQVF, from the coding sequence ATGACTGAAAAAACAAAAGAAGCAATTTATGATGAAGTCCTTGAGGTTTTAGATAAACTCCGTCCTTTTCTACAACGCGATGGCGGTGACGTTGATCTCGTTGACGTAGAAGACGGTATCGTGAAGCTGAAACTCATGGGTGCTTGCGGAAGCTGCCCGAGCTCAACAATTACGTTGAAAGCCGGTATTGAGCGTGCACTTGTTGAAGAAGTTGAAGGTATCACTGAAGTCGTACAGGTATTCTAA
- a CDS encoding YuzB family protein has translation MRPIIEFCASNMHHGTDKVMKALEEDPDYDVIEYGCLGNCGQCYMEPYALLNGEIVAAESADALHELIIAKIKTIEAMYDLLGD, from the coding sequence ATGAGACCGATCATTGAATTTTGTGCAAGCAATATGCACCATGGTACCGACAAAGTCATGAAAGCACTGGAAGAAGATCCAGATTATGATGTTATCGAATACGGCTGCCTAGGCAATTGCGGGCAATGTTATATGGAACCCTATGCGCTGTTGAATGGCGAAATTGTTGCGGCTGAAAGCGCCGATGCTCTCCACGAACTCATTATAGCCAAAATTAAAACGATTGAAGCGATGTACGATCTTCTTGGTGACTAA
- a CDS encoding NAD(P)/FAD-dependent oxidoreductase has product MKKFVILGGGYGGLTIALNMLEKDLPEDTVLELIDRSPFQGLKTEYYALASGTIAETHIRVAYPDDPRLLLTYGEVSSVDLNSKQITFTDKEPITYDWLVIGLGCVDSYHGIIGAEEYSSSIQTLAQTRATYQRINNIAPYGQVSIIGGGLSGVEMAAELRESRADLNIRLIDRGPSLLSAFPSNLQQYVREWMTEHHIELRPQVSLVRLDGGDLYNQEEIIRTDATIWTAGIQPNPIVEALNVPKDRQGRIVLNEYHQIAEYPEVYVVGDCASLPFSPSAQAAQAQGKQIAEAMQAIWKGDTPRLGKIKLRGTLGSLGKKSGFGIMGKRTLMTGKIARVLKSGVLWKSKRHFG; this is encoded by the coding sequence ATGAAAAAGTTTGTCATTCTTGGAGGAGGTTATGGCGGTCTGACCATAGCCTTGAACATGTTGGAAAAGGATCTGCCGGAAGACACGGTGTTGGAATTGATCGACCGGAGCCCTTTTCAAGGACTAAAAACAGAATATTACGCCTTAGCTTCAGGAACTATCGCTGAAACTCATATTCGAGTTGCTTATCCGGATGACCCTCGGCTGCTTCTTACGTATGGAGAAGTCTCTTCTGTTGATTTGAACAGCAAGCAGATTACTTTCACAGACAAAGAGCCCATCACTTATGACTGGTTAGTCATCGGACTGGGCTGTGTGGACAGTTATCATGGCATCATTGGTGCAGAGGAATATTCATCCAGTATCCAAACACTTGCACAAACACGTGCTACCTATCAACGCATTAACAACATCGCCCCTTATGGACAAGTGTCAATTATTGGCGGTGGACTAAGTGGTGTAGAAATGGCAGCAGAACTGCGTGAAAGCCGGGCTGATCTGAACATTCGTTTGATTGATCGCGGGCCCAGCTTGCTCTCAGCGTTCCCGAGTAATCTACAGCAATACGTGCGCGAATGGATGACAGAGCATCATATTGAATTACGTCCACAAGTCTCGCTAGTTCGTTTGGATGGCGGGGATTTATACAATCAAGAAGAAATTATTCGCACAGATGCAACGATTTGGACAGCTGGCATTCAGCCTAATCCCATTGTCGAAGCGCTGAATGTGCCCAAAGACCGCCAAGGTCGCATCGTGCTAAATGAATACCACCAAATAGCCGAATATCCAGAAGTGTATGTGGTTGGGGATTGCGCTTCACTGCCATTCTCACCGAGCGCCCAAGCTGCGCAAGCGCAAGGCAAGCAAATTGCCGAAGCCATGCAAGCGATTTGGAAAGGCGACACACCGCGTCTAGGTAAAATAAAGCTAAGAGGCACCCTTGGATCTCTCGGCAAGAAGAGCGGTTTCGGGATTATGGGTAAACGTACGCTGATGACCGGTAAAATTGCTCGTGTTCTCAAAAGCGGTGTGCTGTGGAAATCCAAGCGCCACTTCGGGTAA
- the mqnE gene encoding aminofutalosine synthase MqnE, with the protein MSVITTDPIKRMAEIAEKVENGERLSMEDGLFLYESDDLLTIGQLANKVNTRMNGNKVYFVQNMSLYFTNVCEEHCAFCHFRRDEGEEGSYTLTPSQMLDYVAENFNPEIREFHISQGHNPHLPFEYYVDCIRQLKQAYPDVTIKAHTAAEIEFFSRISGLSYRDVLKTLMDAGLSTLPGGGAEILTERYRTKMNVEKASSEEWLDVHRNAHLLGMKTHATMLYGSIETKEERIRHMILLRELQDETGGFLVFIPNSIQPASKNAGLKRRVPAWDELKTIAISRLMLDNFPHIKAYFINIGTKLTQLSFTFGASDAHGTIVKEKISHAAGALSPEGLTRDELVWLIQGAGRVPVERDTFYNEIKVY; encoded by the coding sequence ATGAGTGTGATCACCACAGACCCCATCAAACGGATGGCGGAGATTGCTGAGAAGGTTGAGAATGGCGAACGTCTTAGCATGGAAGATGGACTCTTTTTGTATGAGTCCGACGATCTACTGACTATTGGTCAATTAGCAAACAAAGTAAATACGCGAATGAACGGGAACAAGGTTTATTTTGTCCAAAATATGAGCTTGTACTTCACGAATGTGTGTGAAGAGCATTGTGCTTTTTGTCATTTCCGCCGCGATGAAGGTGAAGAAGGCTCCTACACGCTCACACCGAGCCAAATGTTGGATTATGTAGCCGAGAACTTCAATCCCGAAATCAGAGAGTTTCATATCAGTCAAGGGCATAACCCTCATTTGCCTTTTGAATATTATGTGGATTGCATTCGTCAATTGAAGCAAGCTTATCCGGATGTAACCATTAAGGCGCACACCGCGGCTGAAATTGAATTTTTCTCCCGGATCAGCGGACTTAGCTACCGCGATGTCCTCAAAACGCTGATGGATGCTGGCTTATCCACGCTTCCAGGCGGAGGAGCCGAAATCCTGACCGAACGGTACCGCACGAAAATGAACGTGGAAAAAGCTTCCTCTGAGGAATGGCTTGATGTTCATCGCAACGCCCACCTACTGGGCATGAAAACACATGCAACGATGCTGTATGGTTCTATCGAAACCAAAGAAGAACGTATTCGCCATATGATCCTCCTGCGAGAACTGCAAGACGAAACCGGAGGTTTCCTTGTCTTCATCCCGAATTCCATTCAACCGGCAAGCAAGAATGCGGGTCTCAAGCGACGCGTTCCTGCCTGGGACGAGCTGAAAACCATTGCGATTAGCCGATTGATGCTCGACAACTTCCCTCATATTAAAGCTTATTTCATTAATATTGGTACCAAATTAACACAGCTGTCCTTCACCTTCGGAGCATCTGATGCGCATGGAACCATCGTGAAAGAGAAAATTTCGCATGCAGCAGGGGCTCTATCGCCTGAAGGTCTTACGCGCGATGAGCTGGTTTGGTTAATTCAAGGCGCAGGACGTGTTCCTGTTGAACGTGATACCTTTTATAATGAAATCAAAGTTTATTAG
- a CDS encoding aspartyl-phosphate phosphatase Spo0E family protein, which translates to MPFFVTEPQERLNIEIEQLRSQMVSLGNAHGFLHPDVQQCSRELDLLLLQYYALRPKQ; encoded by the coding sequence ATGCCATTTTTCGTGACCGAACCGCAGGAACGATTGAACATAGAAATCGAGCAGTTAAGAAGCCAGATGGTTTCCCTCGGCAACGCACATGGGTTTCTGCACCCAGATGTCCAACAGTGCAGCCGGGAGCTGGACCTGTTGCTCTTGCAGTACTACGCTTTGCGACCTAAGCAGTAA
- a CDS encoding HesB/IscA family protein, which translates to MINISESATDKIKELLASEESSNLFLRLGVKAGGCSGFSYGMGFDDDQKADDKVFDIHGLKVVVDDDSSKYLYGVEIDYTDAGMGGGFSINNPNAVASCGCGSSFKVKDEEGLVEKCDDKVEA; encoded by the coding sequence ATGATTAACATTAGTGAATCAGCAACAGATAAAATTAAAGAACTTCTAGCATCTGAAGAATCATCGAACCTGTTCTTGCGTCTTGGCGTAAAAGCGGGAGGCTGTAGTGGTTTCTCCTACGGCATGGGCTTTGACGATGATCAGAAGGCTGACGATAAAGTATTTGACATACATGGTCTCAAAGTCGTAGTTGACGATGACAGCTCCAAATATTTGTACGGTGTTGAAATTGACTACACGGACGCAGGTATGGGCGGCGGGTTCTCCATTAACAACCCGAATGCAGTAGCATCGTGTGGGTGCGGCTCTTCCTTCAAAGTGAAGGATGAAGAGGGTTTGGTTGAGAAGTGCGACGATAAGGTTGAGGCTTAA
- a CDS encoding HesB/IscA family protein — protein MRQHKPEERKIHPKTSSKDFRCISNNSLKRGKKIQEKEIKEIILILYSLIEQRKGTLLVFGKVPFIYTYPMSSASIRSHITTSPLLYGVEIDYTDAGMGGGFSINNPNAVASCGCGPSFKVKDEEGLVEKCDDKVEA, from the coding sequence TTGAGACAACATAAGCCTGAGGAAAGAAAAATTCACCCAAAAACAAGTAGCAAAGATTTTAGGTGTATCTCAAACAACAGTCTCAAACGTGGAAAGAAAATCCAAGAAAAAGAAATCAAAGAAATAATACTTATATTATATAGCCTCATTGAACAACGCAAAGGAACCTTACTCGTCTTCGGTAAGGTTCCTTTTATCTATACTTACCCCATGTCGTCAGCTTCAATACGCAGCCACATAACAACCAGCCCGCTTTTGTACGGTGTAGAAATTGACTACACGGACGCAGGTATGGGCGGCGGATTCTCCATCAACAACCCGAATGCAGTAGCATCGTGTGGGTGCGGCCCTTCCTTCAAAGTGAAGGATGAAGAGGGACTGGTTGAGAAGTGCGACGATAAGGTAGAAGCTTAA
- a CDS encoding glucosaminidase domain-containing protein codes for MATRQAFIDLIAPIAVKLRLEGSPIYPSVRIAQAILETGGSVNAWNNLVGYKVGRGVLTPYWQGAHVSTITWEVIDGTRQDNVPGDFRAYPTIEAGFRDQDLLFSSSRYAGVRTADSPSEQALALSNSGYATDPAYAQKLMTIIQTNQLTQYDEEVADMLEKLQEQIEALQNKVAALEGRMALDTIPDWAEAAVKAAIQAGLIDSPQNGSYDFYRLLTVLHRKGIV; via the coding sequence ATGGCCACAAGGCAAGCGTTTATTGACCTCATCGCGCCTATTGCGGTGAAACTTCGTTTAGAAGGTTCTCCGATTTATCCATCTGTGCGCATTGCGCAGGCGATTCTGGAGACGGGTGGAAGTGTGAACGCGTGGAATAACCTAGTCGGTTACAAAGTGGGCAGAGGGGTGCTGACACCTTATTGGCAAGGCGCTCACGTCTCAACGATTACGTGGGAAGTCATCGATGGCACGAGGCAGGATAACGTGCCTGGTGATTTTCGGGCGTACCCCACGATTGAAGCGGGGTTTCGCGATCAGGATCTGCTATTTAGCTCGTCAAGATACGCCGGTGTTCGAACGGCAGATAGTCCAAGTGAGCAGGCACTAGCTTTATCCAACAGTGGATATGCCACGGACCCGGCCTATGCGCAGAAGCTAATGACCATCATTCAAACCAATCAGTTAACACAATACGATGAGGAGGTTGCAGACATGCTGGAGAAATTGCAGGAGCAAATCGAGGCGTTGCAAAACAAAGTTGCCGCTTTGGAAGGGCGAATGGCACTGGATACTATACCTGATTGGGCTGAGGCAGCAGTGAAAGCAGCTATTCAAGCAGGCTTAATCGACTCGCCGCAGAATGGCAGCTACGATTTCTATCGATTGTTAACCGTGCTGCATCGCAAGGGGATTGTTTAA
- a CDS encoding mechanosensitive ion channel protein MscL, with translation MLVYDIVVNGEIKETIKPRKNRLKEIYSFMLEQSKLMQAKYGENVKIKGRMVY, from the coding sequence ATGCTCGTATATGACATTGTAGTAAACGGAGAAATTAAAGAAACGATTAAACCTCGTAAAAACCGTCTGAAAGAAATCTATTCATTTATGTTGGAACAAAGCAAGCTTATGCAAGCTAAATATGGAGAAAACGTTAAAATTAAAGGCCGCATGGTGTATTAG